A genomic region of Staphylococcus roterodami contains the following coding sequences:
- a CDS encoding HoxN/HupN/NixA family nickel/cobalt transporter, translating to MTVFKNERLSWLPYLAIVILLHVIGFSFLWIAGKDHHILFGMGILAYTLGLRHAFDADHIAAIDNTVRKLLQQRKDPSGVGFYFSIGHSSVVFLMAVFLGVSVKWAKDELPHFQDIGGTIGTLVSGFFLVLIGVLNLIILISLIKLFAKLRREHVEEAEVDELLESRGFVSRFVGPYFKLITRSWHVLPLGFLFGLGFDTASEIALLALSSGASQQAISFIGILSLPILFASGMSLLDTLDGVVMKYAYNWAFFNPIRKIYYNITITAISVMAALVIGMIELLQILADKLDLHGAFWAFIGSIEFDYLGYILVALFLITWLISSLIWKFGRIESNWGK from the coding sequence TTGACTGTTTTTAAAAATGAGCGCTTAAGCTGGTTACCATACCTAGCTATTGTCATTTTGTTACACGTTATTGGGTTTAGTTTTTTATGGATTGCTGGAAAAGACCATCATATCTTATTTGGTATGGGGATTCTTGCATATACATTAGGTTTACGTCATGCATTTGATGCTGATCATATTGCCGCGATAGATAATACGGTTCGTAAATTATTACAGCAACGCAAAGATCCATCTGGCGTTGGTTTCTACTTTTCAATTGGACATTCATCTGTCGTATTTTTAATGGCTGTATTTTTAGGAGTATCTGTAAAATGGGCTAAAGATGAATTACCACATTTCCAAGATATTGGTGGAACGATTGGTACACTCGTATCTGGATTCTTTTTAGTACTCATAGGTGTATTAAATCTAATCATTTTAATCTCACTGATTAAATTATTTGCAAAGTTACGTCGTGAACATGTTGAAGAAGCTGAGGTTGATGAATTACTTGAATCAAGAGGATTTGTTTCTCGATTTGTCGGTCCGTACTTCAAATTAATTACACGTAGTTGGCATGTATTACCACTTGGTTTCTTATTTGGACTTGGATTTGACACCGCAAGTGAAATTGCATTACTCGCTCTTTCTTCAGGCGCATCACAACAAGCAATTTCATTTATAGGGATATTATCTTTACCAATTTTATTCGCATCTGGTATGAGTTTATTGGATACTTTAGATGGTGTTGTAATGAAATATGCCTATAATTGGGCATTCTTCAATCCTATTCGCAAAATCTATTACAATATAACGATTACTGCGATATCCGTCATGGCTGCATTAGTGATTGGGATGATTGAATTGCTACAAATTCTTGCTGATAAGTTAGATTTACATGGTGCGTTTTGGGCATTCATTGGTTCAATCGAATTTGATTATTTAGGCTATATTTTAGTTGCATTATTTTTAATTACTTGGCTTATTTCAAGTTTGATTTGGAAATTTGGTCGCATTGAAAGCAATTGGGGTAAATAA
- a CDS encoding arylamine N-acetyltransferase yields the protein MNIAKLEDYLEIDSNHYDEPSVEALNYYATRFMLTVPFENIDVQNGKPISIDIDALFNKIVHDKRGGFCYELNSFFKAYLLQKGFNPQLMSATIHTPNGGRSLNGSHASLVVPINNVFYVADVGFGDLPLHAMPITSSDQTQPVTDISGTFRAIFENEHRELFYVQKFENNNWNTKYEAEFKPKQIEDFNSNIEYNQNNPDSIFVKHLLITMPQSFGRATMSENHLTLTRNGSSEKFDVTKDNYKHFLEKYFGLNVTINRIENNNSKI from the coding sequence ATGAATATTGCAAAGTTAGAGGATTACTTAGAAATTGATTCAAATCATTATGATGAACCGAGCGTTGAAGCCTTGAATTATTATGCAACTCGATTTATGTTAACAGTGCCTTTTGAAAACATTGATGTACAAAATGGTAAACCTATATCTATAGATATTGATGCACTTTTCAATAAAATTGTTCATGATAAACGTGGCGGCTTTTGTTATGAATTGAACTCATTTTTTAAAGCATATTTATTACAAAAAGGATTTAATCCGCAGTTAATGTCCGCTACCATCCATACACCTAATGGTGGCCGTAGTCTAAATGGTTCACATGCGTCACTTGTTGTACCGATTAACAATGTATTTTATGTAGCAGATGTCGGATTTGGAGACTTACCTCTACACGCTATGCCAATTACTTCGTCAGACCAAACTCAACCAGTCACAGACATAAGTGGCACATTTCGTGCTATTTTTGAAAATGAACATAGGGAACTATTTTATGTACAAAAATTTGAAAATAATAACTGGAATACAAAATATGAAGCTGAATTCAAACCTAAACAAATAGAAGATTTTAATAGCAACATCGAATATAATCAAAACAACCCAGATTCAATTTTTGTTAAGCATTTACTAATTACAATGCCACAATCATTTGGACGCGCCACAATGTCTGAAAATCATTTAACTTTAACAAGGAATGGTAGCTCAGAAAAATTTGATGTCACTAAAGATAACTATAAACATTTTTTAGAAAAATATTTTGGACTAAATGTAACTATTAATCGTATTGAAAACAATAATAGTAAAATATAA
- a CDS encoding HdeD family acid-resistance protein, with translation MAKTNQGIKWSSLIMGVLLLMLAVVIFTFPIENFYAITWLIGLFVLINGVIQIIYRRKAKALVGGSQSWIVFMGVVDILFGLLVIFNVGASSAFFIYMFAFWFIFSSIAGLFTFSGSGNLKLISVIFNVLGILFGVILLFNPLMGIVFVSTMIAIAFVFVGVIYIVDALA, from the coding sequence ATGGCAAAAACAAATCAAGGTATTAAGTGGTCTAGTTTAATAATGGGTGTATTATTATTAATGTTGGCAGTCGTTATTTTTACATTTCCAATTGAAAATTTTTATGCTATTACGTGGTTGATTGGACTGTTTGTATTAATTAACGGTGTGATTCAAATCATTTACCGTAGAAAAGCAAAAGCTTTAGTAGGTGGAAGTCAAAGTTGGATTGTCTTTATGGGTGTTGTAGATATTCTCTTTGGTCTATTAGTTATTTTTAATGTTGGCGCAAGTTCAGCATTCTTTATTTATATGTTTGCATTCTGGTTTATTTTTAGTTCTATTGCAGGATTATTTACATTTTCAGGTAGTGGTAACTTAAAACTAATTTCAGTTATCTTTAACGTTTTAGGTATTTTATTTGGTGTTATTTTATTATTTAACCCGTTAATGGGTATTGTCTTTGTGTCGACGATGATTGCTATTGCATTTGTATTCGTAGGTGTTATTTATATTGTAGATGCACTTGCTTAA